A genomic window from Lotus japonicus ecotype B-129 chromosome 1, LjGifu_v1.2 includes:
- the LOC130731119 gene encoding translocator protein homolog — protein sequence MASTQLRQRVTATDNGARDIKQTKRSVMAKRGLKSLAIAVSFPLTLTLFSIYMTSSQSSRAHVDKPFWFPPSWALHLTCLASTLLTGVSAWMVWADGGFHRNPVAILLYLAQLLCTVLWNPLVFGAGAARLGLVVCFGLLGSIIGCMRVFGKENPVARDLIKPCLAWIAFISIVNLKLLFL from the coding sequence ATGGCTTCCACACAGCTCAGACAACGTGTCACCGCCACTGACAACGGTGCCAGAGACATCAAACAGACCAAACGATCAGTGATGGCCAAACGCGGCCTCAAATCACTCGCCATAGCCGTTTCCTTCCctctcaccctcaccctctTCTCCATTTACATGACCTCCTCCCAGTCATCACGTGCTCACGTCGATAAGCCCTTCTGGTTCCCGCCCTCGTGGGCCCTGCATCTCACGTGCCTCGCTTCCACCCTCTTGACCGGTGTTTCGGCGTGGATGGTGTGGGCGGATGGAGGCTTCCACAGAAACCCTGTTGCCATCTTGCTTTACTTGGCTCAGCTCCTCTGCACGGTGCTCTGGAACCCTCTAGTGTTTGGTGCAGGGGCAGCGAGACTGGGCTTGGTGGTGTGCTTTGGATTGCTTGGGAGCATCATCGGGTGCATGCGTGTGTTTGGGAAGGAGAATCCTGTTGCGCGTGATCTGATCAAGCCTTGTTTGGCTTGGATTGCTTTTATCTCTATTGTAAATCTTAAGCTCCTTTTTCTCTGA
- the LOC130731116 gene encoding thiamine pyrophosphokinase 2 isoform X1 → METLCHCSKFLLPPEESTAAAASSSSSLSPTTTTTYALVILNQRLPRFAPLLWEHAKLRVCADGGANRVFDEMPLFFPHQQPSFVRSRYKPDLIKGDMDSIRREVLDYYATLGTKIIDESQDQDTTDLHKCVAYIRDFTPIVDKSSQLCILVAGALGGRFDHEIGNINVLCRFSNTRIILLSDDCLIHLLPKNHSHKIFIQSSVEGPHCGLVPIGMPSGSTTTTGLRWDLNNTEMRFGGLVSTSNIVKEDIVTVQSDTDLLWTVSIKKL, encoded by the exons ATGGAGACGCTGTGTCATTGTTCAAAGTTTCTTCTTCCGCCGGAGGAatccaccgccgccgccgcttcttcttcttcttctctttctccgaccaccaccaccacatacGCTCTCGTTATTCTCAATCAACGACTCCCCAGATTCGCTCCTCTGCTTTGGGAACACG CGAAGCTACGAGTGTGTGCCGATGGAGGTGCCAACCgggtgtttgatgaaatgcctCTTTTCTTCCCTCATCAACAACCTTCCTTTGTTCGCTCCAG GTACAAGCCTGACCTAATAAAAGGTGACATGGATTCAATCAGGAGAGAAGTACTTGATTACTATGCAACGCTG GGAACTAAGATAATTGATGAGTCTCAGGATCAGGACACTACAGATTTACACAAATGTGTAGCATACATACGTGACTTTACACCAATTGTTGATAAATCATCA CAGCTATGTATTCTTGTTGCTGGAGCACTTGGCGGGAGATTTGACCACGAGATTGGAAATATTAATGTGCTGTGCCGATTCTCCAACACACGAATTATCCTTCTATCTGATGATTGCCTCATTCACCTTCTTCCTAAGAATCATTCTCACAAGATCTTTATTCAATCTTCGGTTGAGGGTCCGCATTGTGGACTCGTTCCCATTGGAATGCCATCTGGAAGTACTACTACGACTGGACTGCGATGGGACCTGA ATAACACGGAGATGAGATTTGGAGGTCTAGTAAGCACATCAAATATTGTCAAAGAAGATATAGTAACAGTACAGTCTGATACTGATCTTCTGTGGACTGTTTCTATCAAGAAGCTCTAG
- the LOC130731116 gene encoding thiamine pyrophosphokinase 2 isoform X2 gives METLCHCSKFLLPPEESTAAAASSSSSLSPTTTTTYALVILNQRLPRFAPLLWEHAKLRVCADGGANRVFDEMPLFFPHQQPSFVRSRYKPDLIKGDMDSIRREVLDYYATLGTKIIDESQDQDTTDLHKCVAYIRDFTPIVDKSSLCILVAGALGGRFDHEIGNINVLCRFSNTRIILLSDDCLIHLLPKNHSHKIFIQSSVEGPHCGLVPIGMPSGSTTTTGLRWDLNNTEMRFGGLVSTSNIVKEDIVTVQSDTDLLWTVSIKKL, from the exons ATGGAGACGCTGTGTCATTGTTCAAAGTTTCTTCTTCCGCCGGAGGAatccaccgccgccgccgcttcttcttcttcttctctttctccgaccaccaccaccacatacGCTCTCGTTATTCTCAATCAACGACTCCCCAGATTCGCTCCTCTGCTTTGGGAACACG CGAAGCTACGAGTGTGTGCCGATGGAGGTGCCAACCgggtgtttgatgaaatgcctCTTTTCTTCCCTCATCAACAACCTTCCTTTGTTCGCTCCAG GTACAAGCCTGACCTAATAAAAGGTGACATGGATTCAATCAGGAGAGAAGTACTTGATTACTATGCAACGCTG GGAACTAAGATAATTGATGAGTCTCAGGATCAGGACACTACAGATTTACACAAATGTGTAGCATACATACGTGACTTTACACCAATTGTTGATAAATCATCA CTATGTATTCTTGTTGCTGGAGCACTTGGCGGGAGATTTGACCACGAGATTGGAAATATTAATGTGCTGTGCCGATTCTCCAACACACGAATTATCCTTCTATCTGATGATTGCCTCATTCACCTTCTTCCTAAGAATCATTCTCACAAGATCTTTATTCAATCTTCGGTTGAGGGTCCGCATTGTGGACTCGTTCCCATTGGAATGCCATCTGGAAGTACTACTACGACTGGACTGCGATGGGACCTGA ATAACACGGAGATGAGATTTGGAGGTCTAGTAAGCACATCAAATATTGTCAAAGAAGATATAGTAACAGTACAGTCTGATACTGATCTTCTGTGGACTGTTTCTATCAAGAAGCTCTAG
- the LOC130731118 gene encoding xyloglucan 6-xylosyltransferase 2-like, translated as MLDKCLGSQKARRFQRFLSQCKVTILCFFLTIVVLRGTIGAGKFGTPEQDFVDLRNRLSSRKLAEPHRVLGELHSTTNYNAFDINTILVDEEEEGEKDPEKRNPHEPYRLGPKISNWDEQRSKWLRENPNYPNFIRPGKPRVLLVTGSSPKPCENPVGDHYLLKSIKNKIDYCRLHGIDVFYNMALFDAEMAGFWAKLPLIRKLLLSHPEVEFLWWMDSDAMFTDMAFEVPWERYKNSNLVMHGWKEMVYDQKDWIGLNTGSFLLRNCQWSLDILDAWAPMGPKGKIRDEAGKLLTKELKDRPIFEADDQSAMVYLLAKKRDLWGDKVYLENGYYLHGYWGILVDKYEEMIENYHPGFGDHRWPLVTHFVGCKPCGKFGDYPVERCLKQMDRAFNFGDNQILQIYGFTHKSLGSRRVKRIRNESSNPLEVKDELGLLHPAFKAVHVSSSSS; from the coding sequence ATGTTAGACAAGTGTTTGGGTTCTCAAAAGGCAAGAAGATTCCAGAGATTTCTCAGCCAGTGCAAGGTCACAATCCTCTGTTTTTTCCTCACCATTGTTGTCCTGCGCGGCACCATCGGCGCCGGAAAATTCGGAACGCCGGAGCAGGACTTCGTCGACCTTCGTAACCGCTTATCCTCCCGGAAGCTTGCCGAGCCTCATCGTGTTCTCGGTGAGCTTCATTCCACCACCAATTACAACGCCTTCGACATCAACACCATATTGGtcgatgaagaagaagaaggagaaaaggACCCTGAGAAACGGAACCCTCACGAGCCTTATCGTCTTGGACCCAAAATCTCCAATTGGGATGAACAGAGATCGAAGTGGCTTCGTGAAAACCCTAATTACCCGAATTTCATTCGACCCGGCAAGCCTCGGGTTCTTCTGGTAACTGGGTCGTCGCCGAAACCGTGTGAGAATCCTGTTGGGGATCATTACTTGTTGAAGTCTATTAAGAACAAGATTGATTATTGTCGCTTGCATGGTATTGATGTGTTCTACAACATGGCTCTGTTTGATGCTGAAATGGCAGGGTTCTGGGCGAAGCTTCCTTTGATTCGGAAGCTTCTTTTGTCTCATCCTGAAGTGGAGTTTCTGTGGTGGATGGATAGTGATGCCATGTTCACTGACATGGCATTTGAAGTGCCGTGGGAGAGGTATAAGAACTCTAACTTGGTGATGCATGGTTGGAAAGAGATGGTGTATGACCAGAAGGATTGGATTGGGTTGAACACTGGGAGCTTTCTGTTGAGGAACTGCCAATGGTCTTTGGATATTCTTGATGCCTGGGCGCCAATGGGGCCAAAAGGGAAAATCAGGGATGAGGCTGggaaattgctgacaaaggagCTGAAAGACAGGCCTATTTTTGAAGCTGATGATCAATCAGCGATGGTTTATTTGCTGGCGAAAAAGAGGGACTTGTGGGGTGATAAGGTTTATCTTGAGAATGGTTATTACTTGCATGGTTACTGGGGTATTCTGGTTGATAAGTATGAGGAGATGATTGAGAATTACCACCCTGGTTTTGGGGATCATAGGTGGCCGTTGGTCACTCATTTTGTGGGTTGTAAGCCTTGTGGGAAGTTTGGGGATTACCCTGTTGAGAGATGCTTGAAGCAGATGGATAGGGCTTTCAATTTTGGAGATAACCAGATACTGCAGATTTATGGGTTCACTCACAAGTCTTTGGGTAGTAGGAGGGTTAAGAGAATACGGAATGAGAGTAGCAATCCTCTTGAGGTCAAAGATGAACTTGGCTTGCTTCATCCAGCATTTAAAGCAGTTCATGTATCATCATCATCTAGCTGA